The following are encoded together in the Paraburkholderia sp. BL10I2N1 genome:
- the treZ gene encoding malto-oligosyltrehalose trehalohydrolase, giving the protein MSQIPVDPHTHHHAHCLPFGAQLLGAGRAKARTRFRFWAPSCKAVTVEIEGGAPAASVDMTSTGNGWFEAEVACGAGTLYRYKLDNGIIVPDPASRFQPQDVHGPSEVIDPRAYHWQHTHWHGRPWEETVLYELHVGALGGYAGVMERLKALVELGVTAIELMPLNDFPGSRNWGYDGVLPYAPDSSYGRPDDLKALIDTAHGLGLQVFLDVVYNHFGPDGNYLHQYASPFFREGTHTPWGLAIDFARVEVSEFFCDNAQYWINEYRFDGLRLDAVHAIDNDAWLRDFSDHVRASVQHGRHVHLVLENERNTASLLDTHFTAQWNDDAHNALHVLLTTEHEGYYRAYADRPIERLARVLGEGFGYQGDPSPIHDGRPRGEPSGHLPPTSFVMFLQNHDQIGNRALGERLRSLCPPDALRAATGLLLLSAQIPLLFMEEEYGSEQPFLFFTDYTGELADAVREGRRREFARFSAFSDESRRAHIPDPNDARTFASSSPPRATEPAPDADERLEWMHFYKSALAVRGKLITPRLAHAKPLGANVLSARNGAHADALVARWRLGDGQTLSIALNLSSNSVPLVETPVGKVVFETPPRVRDSIAAGELPSFSFVAWLTGDISEYAIGHDARKVAKREPHA; this is encoded by the coding sequence ATGTCTCAAATTCCTGTCGACCCGCATACGCACCATCATGCGCACTGCCTGCCATTTGGCGCCCAGCTGCTCGGCGCCGGCCGCGCGAAGGCGCGCACGCGCTTTCGCTTCTGGGCGCCATCCTGCAAGGCGGTAACGGTCGAGATCGAGGGTGGGGCGCCGGCTGCATCGGTTGACATGACGTCGACCGGCAATGGCTGGTTCGAAGCGGAGGTCGCGTGCGGCGCGGGCACGCTGTATCGCTACAAACTCGACAACGGGATCATCGTGCCCGATCCCGCCTCGCGCTTTCAACCGCAGGATGTGCATGGTCCGAGCGAAGTGATCGATCCGCGCGCGTACCACTGGCAGCACACGCACTGGCACGGCCGGCCATGGGAAGAGACTGTGTTGTACGAGCTGCATGTCGGCGCGCTGGGCGGCTATGCGGGGGTGATGGAGCGCCTGAAGGCGCTCGTCGAGCTGGGTGTCACCGCCATCGAGCTGATGCCGCTGAACGATTTTCCCGGCAGCCGCAACTGGGGTTACGACGGCGTGCTGCCCTACGCACCCGATTCATCGTACGGCCGGCCGGACGACCTGAAAGCGTTGATCGACACGGCCCACGGTCTCGGCCTGCAGGTGTTTCTCGATGTGGTCTATAACCACTTCGGCCCGGACGGCAACTATCTGCATCAATATGCCAGCCCGTTCTTTCGCGAAGGCACGCATACGCCGTGGGGTCTCGCAATCGATTTCGCGCGTGTCGAAGTCAGTGAATTCTTCTGCGACAACGCGCAATACTGGATCAACGAATACCGCTTCGATGGCCTGCGTCTCGACGCGGTGCACGCAATCGACAACGACGCCTGGCTGCGCGATTTTTCCGATCACGTGCGCGCCTCGGTTCAGCACGGCCGGCATGTGCATCTGGTGCTGGAAAACGAGCGCAACACGGCCAGCCTGCTCGACACGCATTTCACCGCGCAATGGAACGACGACGCGCACAACGCGCTGCACGTGCTCTTGACCACCGAACACGAAGGTTACTATCGCGCGTACGCCGACCGGCCGATCGAGCGTCTTGCGCGCGTGCTCGGCGAAGGCTTCGGCTATCAGGGCGACCCGTCGCCGATTCACGACGGCCGGCCGCGCGGCGAGCCCAGTGGCCATCTGCCGCCGACGTCGTTCGTGATGTTCCTGCAGAATCACGACCAGATCGGCAATCGTGCGCTCGGTGAGCGGCTCCGTTCGCTGTGTCCGCCCGACGCGCTGCGCGCCGCGACAGGTCTGTTGCTGCTGTCTGCGCAGATCCCGCTGCTGTTCATGGAAGAAGAATACGGTTCGGAGCAGCCGTTCCTGTTCTTTACCGACTATACGGGCGAACTCGCCGACGCCGTACGCGAAGGACGCCGGCGCGAGTTCGCGCGCTTCTCCGCATTCAGCGATGAGAGCCGTCGCGCGCACATTCCCGATCCGAACGATGCGCGAACGTTTGCGTCATCGTCGCCACCGAGGGCAACAGAGCCTGCGCCCGATGCAGACGAAAGGCTCGAATGGATGCACTTCTATAAATCGGCGCTCGCCGTGCGCGGAAAACTGATCACACCGCGCCTTGCCCACGCGAAACCGCTCGGCGCGAACGTGCTGTCCGCGCGAAATGGCGCACACGCCGATGCGCTCGTCGCACGCTGGCGGCTCGGCGACGGCCAGACCCTTTCGATCGCGCTCAACCTGTCGAGCAACAGTGTGCCGCTGGTGGAAACGCCCGTCGGCAAGGTTGTCTTCGAAACACCGCCGCGGGTACGCGATTCCATTGCAGCCGGGGAATTGCCGTCGTTCTCGTTCGTCGCATGGCTGACGGGCGACATCAGCGAATACGCGATTGGGCATGATGCGCGCAAGGTCGCCAAACGGGAGCCCCACGCGTGA
- the glgX gene encoding glycogen debranching protein GlgX yields the protein MSHALPDRLSPGSPYPLGASWDGLGVNFAVFSAHAHRMQLCLFDPTGRKELTRFDLPENTDEVWHGYLPGAHPGTVYGFRADGPYQPQHGHRFNPHKLLLDPYARKLVGQFRWSDALFGYRVHSNRLDLSIDRRDSAPAMPKCVVIDEAFDWSHDVRPNTPWGESIVYEAHLRGVSMLRPDLRHHERGTFAALTAPEFIDHLLRLGVTAVELLPVHAFLNDRFLVSRGLRNYWGYNTASFFAPEPSYLSMHRLDEMRIAVRQLHAAGIEVILDVVYNHTCEGNELGPTVSWRGLDNASYYRLIPGDERHHINDTGCGNTLNMPHPRVLQMVMDSLRYWSTAFNIDGFRFDLGVTLGREYSGFDPGSGFFDAVRQDPVLSQRKLISEPWDIGPGGYQLGNHPPGFSEWNDRFRDTVRRFWRGDAGLRPDLAARLTGSADLFNRRSRKPWASVNFVASHDGFTLADLVSHEQKHNEINGEDNNDGHNENCSSNWGVEGPTDDPDIVETRARVARSMFATLFTALGTPMFPAGDEFGRTQQGNNNAYCQDNEFSWLDWERATLPSGARMTEFVARVIALRKQHPLLRETRFLSGDHEVLPGLYDVGWFDERGEPLTIEAWQDPEGRALTLRRAGPDLSDQTEVLLLMLNASGEALTFTPPPPHLEWNVLLDTANPDAPPRPLTTPVLDVAAHALVIVAALPVGDADWQAGWRAGAQYGPRLLTALPPDPGTQTHD from the coding sequence ATGTCGCATGCATTGCCCGACCGGCTGTCGCCGGGCTCACCCTATCCGCTCGGCGCAAGCTGGGACGGTCTCGGTGTGAACTTCGCCGTGTTCTCGGCGCACGCGCATCGGATGCAACTGTGTCTGTTCGATCCCACCGGCCGCAAGGAACTGACCCGCTTCGACCTGCCCGAAAATACCGACGAGGTGTGGCACGGCTATCTGCCCGGCGCGCATCCGGGCACCGTCTACGGGTTTCGCGCGGACGGTCCTTACCAGCCGCAGCACGGCCACCGCTTCAATCCGCACAAGCTCCTGCTCGACCCATACGCCCGCAAGCTCGTCGGCCAGTTCCGCTGGTCGGATGCGCTGTTCGGGTACCGCGTGCATTCGAACCGGCTCGACCTGTCGATCGACCGTCGTGACTCGGCGCCGGCGATGCCGAAATGCGTCGTGATCGACGAAGCTTTCGACTGGTCGCACGATGTGCGGCCGAATACCCCCTGGGGTGAATCCATCGTCTACGAAGCGCATCTGCGCGGCGTCTCGATGCTCCGCCCCGATCTGCGCCATCACGAACGCGGCACGTTCGCCGCGCTCACCGCGCCCGAGTTCATCGACCATCTGCTGAGGCTCGGCGTCACCGCTGTCGAACTGCTGCCGGTGCATGCATTCCTCAACGACCGCTTTCTCGTGAGCCGCGGCCTGCGTAACTACTGGGGCTACAACACGGCCTCGTTCTTCGCGCCGGAGCCGTCGTATCTGTCGATGCATCGTCTCGACGAAATGCGCATCGCCGTGCGCCAGCTACATGCGGCGGGTATCGAGGTGATTCTCGACGTCGTCTACAACCACACCTGCGAAGGCAACGAACTGGGCCCGACCGTCTCGTGGCGCGGCCTCGACAACGCCAGCTACTACCGGCTGATTCCGGGCGACGAACGGCATCACATCAACGACACCGGCTGCGGCAACACGCTGAACATGCCCCATCCGCGTGTGCTGCAGATGGTGATGGATTCGCTGCGTTACTGGTCGACGGCGTTCAACATCGACGGCTTCCGCTTCGATCTCGGCGTAACGCTTGGCCGCGAGTACAGCGGCTTCGATCCGGGCTCCGGCTTTTTCGATGCGGTCCGTCAGGACCCGGTGCTGTCGCAGCGCAAGCTGATTTCCGAACCATGGGACATCGGCCCGGGCGGCTATCAGCTCGGCAACCATCCCCCTGGCTTCTCCGAATGGAACGATCGTTTTCGTGACACGGTGCGCCGTTTCTGGCGCGGCGACGCCGGCCTGCGTCCCGATCTCGCGGCGCGCCTGACCGGCTCCGCCGACCTCTTCAACCGGCGCAGCAGAAAACCCTGGGCGTCGGTGAATTTCGTGGCGTCACACGACGGCTTTACGCTGGCCGATCTGGTCTCGCACGAGCAGAAGCACAATGAGATAAACGGTGAAGACAACAACGACGGCCACAACGAGAACTGCAGTTCGAACTGGGGTGTCGAAGGTCCGACCGACGATCCGGACATCGTCGAAACGCGCGCACGCGTAGCGCGCTCGATGTTCGCGACGCTCTTCACGGCGCTCGGCACACCGATGTTTCCTGCTGGCGACGAGTTCGGCCGCACCCAGCAGGGCAACAACAACGCCTACTGTCAGGACAACGAGTTCTCCTGGCTCGACTGGGAGCGCGCGACGTTGCCAAGCGGTGCGCGGATGACGGAGTTCGTCGCGCGCGTGATTGCGCTGCGCAAGCAGCATCCGCTGCTGCGCGAGACGCGCTTTCTGTCCGGCGACCATGAAGTGCTGCCCGGTCTCTACGATGTGGGCTGGTTCGATGAACGCGGCGAGCCGTTGACGATCGAAGCGTGGCAGGACCCGGAAGGACGCGCGCTCACGCTGCGGCGCGCGGGTCCGGATCTGAGTGACCAAACGGAAGTATTGTTGTTGATGTTGAACGCGAGCGGCGAGGCGCTGACGTTTACCCCGCCTCCGCCGCACCTGGAATGGAATGTGCTCCTCGACACGGCTAATCCGGACGCGCCGCCGCGTCCGTTGACGACCCCCGTGCTGGACGTGGCTGCCCACGCGCTCGTCATAGTGGCTGCGCTGCCTGTCGGCGATGCGGACTGGCAGGCTGGCTGGCGTGCGGGCGCGCAGTACGGCCCGCGCCTCTTGACCGCGCTGCCGCCCGACCCCGGCACGCAGACGCACGATTGA